A window of the Miscanthus floridulus cultivar M001 chromosome 14, ASM1932011v1, whole genome shotgun sequence genome harbors these coding sequences:
- the LOC136503207 gene encoding uncharacterized protein, protein MDAYIKKHTRSTVVVVPKVQQDSKEGEGDEVTEVEQEKVPSSGTKTKQKQAQEKKKIAQASITTYMAAAGSTKPANQKNTKLVVAMLWKTPEEVVSERHKFKTSQPTLEHCTKKENKQVVDDHVADFFYENRIPFNVINSRSWEIMLESIGQYGPGYRSPSMDEIREPLLERAVNKTTELRKKHEEAWKEYGCTLMSDGWTDTSHRHLINFLANSPVGTFFLGSVDASSEVADKDMLADLLEKQIDKIRREYVVQVVTDNGSNFKAAGRILMDRIPHLFWTPCAAHFLNLLLQDIGEIKELNTVINSAKKVSRFLYKHGRTLNLMRQQIGGDLVRPAVTQFATSYLTLASMYKNKNGLRALVVSEEWHNNPLSLSNEGKRVEDIILSAPFWTKLEYCLKASQPLLIALRIVDGVETPAAPEITTAMDVAKNTIKESLKDKPDLHAEVMVLYDKRWETQMEQKLYGAALFLNPSKFFAIREKDKRQAGRLRGMFNQVLWKMETDDDVSTKISQQADDYEQSEGEDFSMPLAIRDREKKNPIRWWCSYGGHTFELQCLAKKIISLCCSALGCERSWSEFSSIHTKKRN, encoded by the exons ATGGATGCTTACATCAAGAAGCATACAAGGTCTACAGTTGTGGTAGTTCCTAAAGTTCAACAAGATTCTAAAGAGGGTGAAGGTGATGAAGTTACTGAAGTTGAACAAGAGAAAGTGCCTAGTTCTGGGACAAAAACCAAGCAGAAGCaagcacaagaaaagaagaaaatagcTCAAGCTTCCATCACTACCTATATGGCTGCTGCTGGTTCAACTAAACCAGCAAATCAAAAGAACACCAAGTTAGTTGTTGCCATGCTTTGGAAGACACCAGAAGAGGTAGTTTCAGAAAGGCACAAATTCAAGACTTCTCAGCCTACTCTAGAGCATTGCACAAAGAAAGAGAACAAACAAGTTGTTGATGACCATGTAGCTGATTTCTTTTATGAAAATCGTATACCATTCAATGTCATTAACTcaagaagctgggagattatgctTGAATCAATTGGACAGTATGGACCTGGGTACCGCTCACCATCCATGGATGAAATTAGGGAGCCATTGTTAGAAAGGGCTGTCAACAAGACAACAGAACTGAGAAAGAAGCATGAGGAAGCTTGGAAAGAGTATGGTTGCACTCTCATGTCTGATGGTTGGACAGATACTAGCCATCGtcatctaatcaattttcttgcAAACAGTCCAGTCGGGACCTTCTTCCTAGGTTCAGTGGATGCATCAAGTGAGGTAGCTGATAAGGATATGCTAGCAGATTTGTTGGAGAAGCAAATTGACAAGATTAGAAGGGAATATGTGGTGCAGGTTGTCACAGACAATGGGTCCAACTTCAAGGCAGCGGGAAGGATTTTAATGGACAGGATCCCGCACTTGTTTTGGACACCTTGTGCTGCCCATTTCCTGAATTTGCTGCTGCAAGACATTGGAGAGATTAAGGAGTTGAACACTGTCATAAATTCAGCAAAGAAGGTGAGCAGATTTCTATACAAGCATGGGAGGACACTTAATCTAATGAGACAACAAATAGGTGGGGATCTTGTGAGGCCAGCTGTGACTCAGTTTGCTACCTCTTATCTCACTTTGGCAAGTATGTATAAAAATAAGAATGGCTTGAGAGCTTTAGTTGTCAGCGAGGAATGGCACAATAATCCCCTGTCTTTGTCTAATGAAGGCAAACGAGTTGAGGATATTATCTTGTCTGCGCCATTTTGGACTAAATTGGAATATTGCTTGAAAGCTTCACAGCCACTTCTCATTGCTCTACGGATTGTAGATGGAGTTGAGACACCAGCAGCTCCTGAGATCACTACAgctatggatgttgcaaaaaacaCCATAAAAGAATCTCTAAAAGATAAACCCGATTTACATGCCGAGGTAATGGTGTTATATGATAAGAGGTGGGAAACCCAAATGGAGCAAAAGCTATATGGGGCAGCCCTTTTCTTGAATCCAAGCAAGTTCTTTGCCATAAGGGAGAAAGACAAGAGACAAGCTGGAAGGTTAAGAGGCATGTTCAATCAAGTTCTATGGAAAATGGAGACTGATGACGATGTGTCAACCAAGATTTCGCAGCAAGCTGATGACTATGAACAATCCGAAGGCGAAGACTTCTCAATGCCTTTAGCTATAAGGGATAGAGAGAAAAAGAACCCTA TTCGGTGGTGGTGTTCCTATGGTGGCCATACATTTGAACTACAATGTTTAGCAAAGAAAATAATCAGTCTTTGCTGCTCAGCATTAGGTTGTGAGCGTAGCTGGAGTGAATTCTCTAGT ATCCACACCAAAAAGAGGAATTGA
- the LOC136503208 gene encoding cilia- and flagella-associated protein 91-like produces MTPNEPIDGVRLSAVALSDEKILCRVRETVEGWLRSSGLPPFLMRSMWGYISLGMRDVRASPPRVPEDAERWAVNRAHAEAQKKRKDTEEARRKRKNLECEELEQRRWQQRHDGLLVEPSPSLSPSMDSSGDDDESEAKAPTLALCKALKVSASSTAQWVMEAPAAIQRGVASARADLKESDAQGEATEAASQRVGDEAPMSLEAEAHESDGAEVPSVAEATEGEAEAPKTSKTEATEAGASRTTEAEVAKAGAPGTTKVEAAEASVGAAKLVA; encoded by the exons ATGACACCGAACGAGCCGATCGATGGCGTCCGGTTGTCTGccgtcgccctctccgacgagaaGATTCtatgtcgggtgagagagacggtggaggggtggcTGAGGAGCAGTGGTCTGCCCCCGTTCCTGATGCGCTCGAtgtgggggtacatctctctg gggatgagggatgtgcgagcctccccgccgcgcGTTCCCGAAGACGCAGAGCGGTGGGCGGTGAATAGGGCGCATGCCGAGgcgcagaagaagcggaaggacaccgaggaggcaaggcgtaagaggaagaaccttgagtGCGAGGAGCTAGAGCAACGTCGCTGGCAGcagaggcacgatggtctccTAGTGGAGCCGTCTCCGTCGCTGTCACCGTCGATGGACTCTTCGGGCGATGATGATGAGAGCGAG GCGAAAGCGCCCACCCTAGCGCtatgtaaggcgctcaaggtgagtgccagctccaccgcccaatgggtgatggaggcgcCAGCCGCCATACAGCGTGGCGTGGCCTCGGCCAGGGCTGACCTGAAGGAGTCGGatgcccaaggagaggctaccgaggcagCCTCGCAGCGGGTGGGGGATGAGGCGCCTATGTCCCTTGAGGCCGAGGCccacgagtcagatggggccgaggtgCCCTCAGTCGCTGAGGCCACTGAGGGTGAGGCCGAGGCCCCTAAGACCTCCAAGActgaggcgacggaggctggggcgtctaggaccaccgaggccgaggtggcgaaggccggagcccctgggaccaccAAGGTCGAGGCGGCGGAGGCCAGCGTGGGCGCGGCGAAGCTGgtggcctag